Proteins encoded by one window of Streptomyces sp. NBC_01571:
- a CDS encoding metallophosphoesterase, with the protein MRLLLMSDTHLPARARELPPRLTAELPLADVVVHAGDWVDTATLDLLEERARRLVAVHGNNDGPELRARLPEVARAELDGLRLGVVHETGSAQGRERRCAERYPDLDVLVFGHSHIPWDTTTGTGLRLLNPGSPTDRRRQPYCTYMTATVADGRLTDLTLHRLPPRTGNRADGIA; encoded by the coding sequence GTGCGTCTGCTCCTGATGTCCGACACCCATCTCCCCGCGCGGGCCAGGGAACTGCCCCCGCGGCTGACGGCCGAACTCCCGCTCGCCGACGTCGTCGTCCACGCGGGCGACTGGGTCGACACCGCCACCCTCGACCTGCTGGAGGAGCGGGCACGCAGGCTCGTCGCGGTCCACGGCAACAACGACGGCCCGGAGCTCCGCGCCCGCCTCCCCGAGGTCGCCCGGGCGGAACTGGACGGTCTGCGTCTCGGGGTCGTGCACGAGACCGGCTCCGCCCAGGGCCGCGAGCGGCGCTGCGCCGAGCGCTACCCCGACCTTGACGTCCTGGTCTTCGGCCACAGCCACATCCCCTGGGACACCACCACCGGGACCGGTCTGCGCCTGCTGAACCCGGGCTCGCCGACGGACCGCCGTCGCCAGCCGTACTGCACCTACATGACCGCGACCGTGGCCGACGGGCGGCTCACCGACCTGACACTGCACCGGCTGCCGCCCCGCACGGGGAACCGGGCGGACGGTATCGCCTGA
- a CDS encoding XdhC/CoxI family protein gives MREILPALNRWYAAGAPFGLATVVAVSRSAPRDPGAAMAVGPGDEVVGSVSGGCVEGAVFELAQEVVASGEARLETFGYSDEDAFAVGLTCGGEISLLLRRVTPGEDPSFGAVAESVAAGRAVTVATVLAGPAPLGAALAVWPDEVAGSLGSTGLDTAVTADARGELAQGATVQRHYGPHGERREDAVTVFLQSFAPPPRMLVFGAIDYAAAVARVGDFLGYRVTVCDARPVFATAKRFPAGVDVVVDWPHRYLRGTTTDARTVICVLTHDPKFDVPLLEEALRRPAAYIGAMGSRRTHDDRTKRLVEAGVSRDELSRLRSPVGLDLGARTPEEVAVSVAAEIVALRWGGSGAPLTATGGAIHPRRLDPPGGTLGGTPGGTPAEREAAAP, from the coding sequence ATGCGTGAGATCCTCCCGGCGCTGAACCGGTGGTACGCGGCGGGCGCCCCCTTCGGGCTCGCCACGGTGGTCGCGGTCTCCCGGAGCGCGCCCCGCGACCCGGGAGCGGCGATGGCGGTGGGGCCGGGCGACGAGGTCGTGGGCAGTGTGTCGGGAGGCTGTGTCGAGGGGGCCGTCTTCGAACTGGCCCAGGAGGTTGTGGCGTCCGGCGAGGCGCGCCTGGAGACCTTCGGGTACAGCGACGAGGACGCGTTCGCCGTCGGTCTCACCTGCGGGGGCGAGATCAGCCTGCTGCTGCGCAGGGTGACGCCCGGCGAGGACCCCTCCTTCGGCGCGGTGGCCGAGTCGGTGGCCGCCGGGCGTGCGGTGACCGTGGCGACGGTACTGGCGGGGCCCGCGCCGCTCGGTGCCGCCCTCGCGGTGTGGCCGGACGAGGTGGCCGGTTCGCTGGGTTCGACCGGCCTGGACACGGCCGTCACGGCCGACGCCCGCGGCGAGCTCGCCCAGGGCGCCACCGTACAGCGGCACTACGGACCGCACGGTGAGCGCCGCGAGGACGCCGTGACCGTCTTCCTCCAGTCCTTCGCCCCGCCGCCGCGCATGCTCGTCTTCGGAGCGATCGACTACGCCGCGGCGGTGGCCCGCGTCGGGGACTTCCTGGGCTACCGCGTCACGGTGTGCGACGCCCGGCCCGTCTTCGCGACGGCCAAGCGGTTCCCGGCGGGCGTGGACGTCGTCGTGGACTGGCCGCACCGCTATCTGCGCGGGACGACGACCGACGCGCGCACGGTGATCTGTGTCCTCACGCACGACCCGAAGTTCGACGTGCCCCTGCTGGAGGAGGCGCTGCGCCGCCCGGCCGCGTACATCGGCGCGATGGGCAGTCGCCGTACCCACGACGACCGGACGAAGCGGCTCGTCGAGGCCGGTGTGTCGCGGGACGAGCTGTCCCGGCTCCGCTCGCCGGTCGGTCTGGATCTCGGGGCGCGGACGCCCGAGGAGGTGGCCGTGTCCGTCGCCGCGGAGATCGTCGCACTGCGCTGGGGCGGCAGCGGGGCACCCCTGACGGCGACCGGCGGGGCGATCCATCCGAGGCGCCTCGATCCACCCGGAGGAACGCTGGGAGGAACGCCGGGGGGAACGCCTGCAGAAAGGGAGGCGGCCGCGCCTTGA